A window from Plectropomus leopardus isolate mb chromosome 3, YSFRI_Pleo_2.0, whole genome shotgun sequence encodes these proteins:
- the ttc4 gene encoding tetratricopeptide repeat protein 4 → MASSEGQYDSDDGMDALMDNFKTHGYKNGFSEDNWEEEFDNIPMFMKKLPEEIDPKKHPELACLQAIIHDEDRTPEEIAQSLKDEGNDFFKEKKYEKAVLCYTVGLQKKCGDQDLNTILLTNRAAAHFHLGNMRSALNDAAAAKKMKPDHLKALIRGAQSSIELRNFTEAIQWCDEGLKAHPTDKKLQELRATADKQKRAADRDARKAKLKEKKLHGEKEALLAAIKDRGIKLLQSAKPRQHGSDSEGEDEGSAAAISQLSLDGLSSQEVTGAQVFLDEQGSLNWPVLFLYPEHQQTDFISAFCENNCFMDHLAVMFGEELPPWDTDRKYQPKNLQLFFEDEEKETLYQVNPETPLLKVLQHKRFFVKAGTPSFIVSVKGSSFWKQFLKGRKLRAM, encoded by the exons GAGTTTGATAACATACCGATGTTCATGAAAAAACTCCCTGAAGAAATTGACCCGAAAAAACACCCAGAGCTTGCCTGTCTGCAGGCGATTATCCACGATGAAGACAGAACCCCAGAAG aGATAGCACAGAGCCTGAAAGATGAgggaaatgatttttttaaagagaagaagTACGAGAAAGCCGTATTGTGCTACACAGTAGGTTTGCAGAAGAAATGTGGAGACCAGGACCTCAACACCATCCTCCTCACCAACCGGGCCGCGGCACACTTCCACCTGG GTAACATGCGCTCTGCCTTGAAtgatgctgcagctgcaaaaaagATGAAACCAGACCACCTTAAAGCCCTGATCAGAG gtgCACAGAGTAGTATTGAGCTGCGTAATTTTACAGAGGCCATCCAGTGGTGTGATGAGGGGCTCAAGGCTCATCCCACTGACAAGAAGCTACAGGAGCTGAGAGCCACGGCAGATAAACAAAAG agagcagcagacagagatGCCAGGAAGGCCaagctcaaagaaaaaaagctgcatggGGAGAAAGAAGCTCTTTTGGCCGCTATAAAG gatCGAGGCATCAAGCTCCTCCAGTCTGCAAAGCCTCGTCAGCATGGTTCAGACAGCGAGGGCGAGGACGAAGGCTCCGCAGCAGCAATATCACAGCTGAGCCTGGACGGCCTCAGCTCTCAGGAGGTCACGGGGGCTCAGGTCTTCCTGGACGAGCAGGGCTCTCTGAACTGGCCCGTTCTCTTCCTCTATCCTGAACACCAGCAGACTGACTTCATCTCTGCTTTCTGCGAGAACAACTG TTTCATGGATCACCTGGCGGTCATGTTTGGAGAAGAACTTCCACCTTGGGACACGGACAGAAAATATCAGCCGAAGAATTTGcag CTCTTCTTTGAAGATGAGGAGAAGGAGACACTCTACCAAGTAAACCCAGAGACGCCACTTTTAAAGGTTTTGCAACATAAAAG GTTTTTTGTTAAGGCAGGCACTCCCAGCTTCATTGTTTCGGTAAAGGGATCGTCATTCTGGAAGCAATTTTTAAAGGGAAGGAAATTACGAGCAATGTAA